One genomic window of Methyloceanibacter sp. wino2 includes the following:
- a CDS encoding ABC transporter ATP-binding protein codes for MLEIKNVKVHYNKVAALKGVSMAVPDKGIVTIVGANGAGKSTTLRAISGLVRISDGEIIFDGQRIDRLAPEKIVALGIAHVPEGRRVFPDLTVEENLRTGAFLRSDKDGIEADLRDVFKRFPRMEERRGQWARSLSGGEQQMLAIGRALMSRPRMLILDEPSMGLSPVMVQEMARAIRDIVDRGVPVVLVEQNAELALKLANFAYVLETGTIALEGPARELHDNDHVRKAYLGA; via the coding sequence CTGCTTGAGATCAAGAACGTCAAAGTTCACTACAACAAGGTCGCCGCCCTGAAGGGCGTCAGCATGGCTGTTCCCGACAAGGGCATCGTCACCATCGTCGGCGCAAACGGCGCCGGCAAGAGCACGACCTTGCGCGCAATCTCAGGCCTTGTCCGGATCAGTGACGGCGAGATCATTTTCGACGGCCAGCGCATCGATCGGCTGGCGCCTGAAAAGATTGTCGCACTCGGGATCGCGCATGTGCCCGAAGGCCGGCGTGTTTTCCCGGACCTCACGGTCGAAGAGAATCTCAGAACCGGTGCGTTCCTGCGATCCGACAAGGATGGGATCGAAGCGGACCTACGCGACGTCTTCAAACGCTTCCCGCGCATGGAAGAGCGCCGGGGTCAGTGGGCCCGGTCTCTCTCGGGCGGCGAACAGCAAATGCTGGCAATCGGCCGCGCCCTGATGTCCAGGCCGCGCATGCTGATCCTCGACGAGCCCTCCATGGGCTTGTCGCCGGTCATGGTTCAGGAGATGGCGCGTGCCATTCGCGACATCGTGGATCGCGGCGTTCCCGTCGTTCTCGTCGAACAGAACGCCGAGCTCGCCCTGAAGCTTGCGAATTTCGCCTATGTCCTCGAGACCGGAACAATCGCGCTGGAAGGACCAGCACGGGAGCTGCACGACAATGACCATGTTCGAAAAGCCTACCTCGGCGCCTGA
- a CDS encoding ABC transporter ATP-binding protein, protein MMQTQTPILEVRDLGRIFGGIVAINDLSLTVREGTIHGLIGPNGAGKTTTFNVISGFYPPSRGKILYCGEDVSGRPTSALAERGLIRTFQGTTLFHEFTVIENVLLGCHRSAKAGVLSRILGTDRNIEAAARVKAYEILEFLNLAHLADELTANLSHGHQRALGLAVSLAAEPRLLLLDEPFTGMNPEETRQMIKLVRRIREEQSVTIMLIEHDMQAVMGLCDIITVLNFGTLLTEGTPEEVRTNPAVIEAYLGTAIDAA, encoded by the coding sequence ATGATGCAGACACAAACGCCCATTCTTGAGGTTCGCGATCTTGGCCGCATCTTTGGCGGCATCGTCGCCATCAACGATCTCAGCCTGACTGTTCGTGAGGGCACAATCCACGGCCTGATCGGTCCCAACGGCGCCGGCAAGACAACGACCTTCAACGTCATCAGCGGCTTCTATCCGCCGTCACGGGGCAAGATTTTGTATTGCGGTGAGGACGTTTCGGGCCGGCCGACCAGCGCGCTTGCCGAGCGCGGCCTGATCCGCACGTTTCAAGGCACCACGCTGTTCCACGAATTCACCGTGATCGAGAACGTTCTGCTGGGATGCCATCGCAGTGCGAAGGCAGGCGTGCTCAGCCGAATCCTCGGAACGGACCGCAACATCGAGGCGGCCGCAAGGGTCAAGGCTTACGAGATCCTCGAGTTCCTCAATCTTGCGCATCTGGCGGACGAGTTGACGGCGAACCTGTCGCACGGCCACCAGCGCGCCCTTGGACTGGCGGTCTCACTTGCCGCCGAACCGCGGCTGCTGCTTCTCGATGAGCCCTTTACCGGGATGAACCCCGAAGAAACACGGCAGATGATCAAACTCGTCCGGCGCATCCGCGAGGAGCAGAGTGTGACCATCATGCTGATCGAACACGACATGCAGGCGGTCATGGGCCTCTGCGATATCATCACGGTACTGAACTTCGGAACGCTCTTGACCGAAGGCACGCCGGAAGAAGTTCGCACCAACCCCGCCGTTATCGAAGCCTATCTGGGAACCGCAATCGATGCTGCTTGA
- a CDS encoding APC family permease has protein sequence MAVEDVGQDAGESPRSLQRQIGWRDAFWVASGVPALVLFTMGGVAATSGKASWLVWVAAITVAFIQAFTYAEIAGLFPGKSGGAAIHSAIAWSRYGKLFAPIAVWCNWSAWSVVLSIGAGLGAGYVLNLFFAPDAAITSWQIVLADLGWLKEGLTLRINATFIVAATLLLGCFAIQRGGILQSARVTMLLGIAALVPLILIGIVPLFTGDMPRENFLPLVPLAYNAAGQAVDGTWDKAGWIAVSGALFVALWSANGFETAACYTREFKDPARDTFLALMSSGLLCVGVFTLVPLAFQGSLGIEGMIAPGIRSGMDVGHVLADILGGGLVLETIVAVLLILAILLCIMTAMSGAARTSYQGSVEGWLPRYLSHVNKSGAPTHAMWTDLVLNLGLLLMSDYIFVLAATNVSYMVFTFLYVNAGWIHRLDRPDWVRPYRVPRVLLIAGVLMSFVNMAVAGIGANIWGQGTLLTGFVIVFLAVPFFIYRHYVQDKGVYPENMAEDMHLGPEAGVATRGGVLPYLALAAAVAVTLACHLWASA, from the coding sequence GTGGCCGTAGAAGACGTGGGACAAGACGCCGGCGAAAGCCCGCGGTCGCTGCAGAGGCAGATTGGTTGGCGGGATGCATTCTGGGTCGCCAGTGGCGTCCCGGCCCTGGTTCTTTTTACCATGGGCGGTGTCGCCGCCACCTCAGGCAAGGCCTCCTGGCTCGTCTGGGTCGCGGCCATCACGGTGGCCTTTATCCAGGCCTTCACCTACGCGGAAATCGCGGGACTCTTTCCGGGCAAGTCCGGTGGTGCGGCCATCCACAGCGCGATCGCCTGGTCACGATACGGCAAGCTGTTCGCCCCGATCGCGGTGTGGTGCAATTGGTCGGCGTGGTCGGTGGTGCTGTCGATCGGTGCCGGGCTCGGCGCCGGTTACGTTCTCAACCTGTTTTTCGCCCCGGACGCCGCCATCACGAGTTGGCAAATCGTGCTGGCCGATCTCGGATGGCTGAAGGAGGGGCTCACCTTACGCATCAACGCGACGTTCATCGTCGCGGCCACGCTGCTCCTTGGCTGCTTCGCGATCCAGCGGGGCGGCATCCTTCAGTCTGCGCGCGTGACCATGCTGCTTGGGATTGCGGCGCTCGTGCCGCTCATTCTAATCGGCATCGTTCCGCTGTTCACCGGCGACATGCCGCGCGAGAATTTCTTGCCGCTGGTCCCGCTGGCCTACAACGCGGCCGGTCAAGCGGTCGACGGCACCTGGGACAAGGCGGGTTGGATCGCTGTCAGCGGCGCCTTGTTCGTTGCCTTGTGGTCCGCCAACGGGTTCGAGACGGCCGCCTGCTATACGCGCGAATTCAAGGACCCGGCCCGGGATACGTTTCTGGCGCTGATGTCGTCGGGGCTGTTGTGCGTCGGGGTCTTCACGCTCGTGCCGCTAGCCTTTCAAGGCTCGCTCGGGATCGAAGGCATGATCGCGCCGGGTATCCGCAGCGGCATGGATGTGGGTCATGTTCTGGCCGACATTCTCGGCGGCGGCTTGGTGCTGGAAACCATCGTCGCGGTGCTGCTGATCCTCGCGATCCTGCTCTGCATCATGACGGCGATGTCCGGCGCCGCGCGGACGTCCTATCAGGGTTCGGTCGAGGGATGGCTGCCGCGCTACCTCTCCCACGTGAACAAGTCAGGCGCCCCCACACACGCCATGTGGACGGACCTGGTTCTCAATCTCGGCCTTCTGCTGATGTCCGACTACATCTTCGTCCTGGCCGCGACCAATGTCTCCTACATGGTCTTCACGTTTCTCTACGTGAACGCGGGCTGGATACACCGGCTCGATCGCCCCGACTGGGTCCGGCCTTATCGGGTCCCGCGGGTCCTTCTGATCGCCGGCGTCCTGATGTCGTTCGTCAACATGGCCGTGGCCGGGATCGGTGCGAACATATGGGGGCAGGGCACCTTGCTGACCGGCTTCGTCATCGTGTTCCTGGCCGTGCCGTTCTTCATCTACCGGCACTATGTGCAGGACAAAGGCGTCTATCCGGAGAACATGGCCGAGGACATGCATCTCGGCCCGGAGGCTGGCGTGGCGACGCGTGGGGGGGTGCTGCCTTATCTGGCACTCGCCGCCGCGGTGGCCGTCACGCTAGCCTGCCATCTCTGGGCATCGGCTTGA
- a CDS encoding aminomethyltransferase family protein codes for MNSRHEALGSKLDGETWCDMRVPWSYATDPNDEVVSVRTCAGLYDVSALNIVRVTGPDAVATLNGLVAIDVSTIAPGTARLGAEVNENGALVDDIMIICDGPDEYRVTHGSGATPEHLKKVSAGKNVSVEWDRDTHVLSLQGPASLKTLNPHTPMALETLPFFNHAKTTLFGKDVIIGRCGYSGERGYEVYCSSADAGEMWDNILAAGKEFGVVPASWTSLDLIRVESTLLFFPYDMPEGDTTPWEVNMGWGIDEDKQADYIGKQAVLSLRGRERVKQAGIVCDTDDAVEPGTRIFKDGKDIGVVTSSSFSRYLMKSLAMVHLLPDYTGLGTQVTLGGEPGICTGTVVRTPFYDPMRLRVEE; via the coding sequence TTGAACAGTCGACACGAAGCTCTGGGATCGAAACTCGACGGCGAGACATGGTGCGATATGCGCGTGCCATGGAGCTATGCCACCGATCCGAACGACGAAGTCGTCTCGGTACGGACCTGCGCCGGGCTCTACGACGTTTCGGCGCTGAATATCGTGCGCGTGACGGGCCCCGACGCCGTTGCCACGCTCAATGGCCTCGTGGCCATCGACGTATCCACGATCGCTCCGGGCACGGCACGGCTGGGCGCGGAAGTCAACGAGAACGGCGCCCTCGTCGACGACATCATGATTATTTGCGATGGACCGGACGAATACCGCGTAACCCACGGCAGCGGCGCCACGCCGGAACATCTCAAGAAGGTCTCCGCGGGCAAGAACGTTTCCGTCGAGTGGGACCGGGATACCCACGTTCTGTCGCTGCAGGGTCCGGCTTCTCTGAAAACGCTGAACCCCCATACGCCCATGGCGCTGGAGACGCTCCCCTTCTTCAATCACGCCAAGACGACCCTGTTCGGCAAGGACGTCATTATCGGCCGCTGCGGATATTCGGGAGAGCGTGGATACGAGGTCTATTGCTCGTCAGCCGATGCCGGTGAGATGTGGGATAACATTCTGGCCGCCGGCAAAGAGTTCGGCGTGGTCCCGGCCTCTTGGACATCGCTCGATCTCATCCGGGTCGAGTCCACGCTTCTGTTCTTCCCCTACGACATGCCCGAAGGCGACACGACTCCGTGGGAAGTCAACATGGGCTGGGGCATCGATGAGGACAAGCAAGCGGACTACATCGGCAAGCAGGCGGTCCTTTCCCTTCGCGGTCGGGAGCGAGTCAAACAAGCCGGCATCGTGTGTGACACCGACGACGCGGTCGAACCCGGCACGCGCATCTTCAAGGACGGCAAAGATATCGGTGTCGTCACCAGTTCGAGTTTCAGCCGGTACCTCATGAAGTCCTTGGCTATGGTTCATCTCCTCCCGGACTATACCGGACTTGGCACGCAGGTGACGTTGGGCGGCGAACCGGGCATTTGCACCGGTACGGTGGTGCGGACCCCGTTCTACGACCCAATGCGCCTGCGTGTTGAGGAATAG
- a CDS encoding FAD-dependent oxidoreductase: MASDSKYDILFEPIKIGPKTLRNRFYQVPHCIGAGSDKPGFQAAHRSLKAEGGWAGINTEYCSIHPESDDCHRVSARIWDDGDIRNLRAMTDHIHANGALAGVEMWYGAAHAPCMETRCTSYGPSQFNSEYENLTYCHEADQDDINRLQQYYVDAGIRARDAGFDIVYVYGAHSYLPLQFLSPYYNRRTDKYGGSLENRARFWLETLEKVRNAVGKDCAIATRFAVDTLYGDGGVEVEEDGIKFVELADPLVDVWDVNVGDIAEWGEDAGPSRWYRMGHQIPWQKHIKAVSKKPVLGVGRFTDAEKMVQVIRAGELDIIGAARPSIADPFLPEKIKEGRFDDIRTCIGCNVCISRWEIGGPPFICTQNATAGEEYRRGWHPEKFPKAESDDSILVLGAGPSGSEAARILMERGYTVHLVDKADKVGGCVNTIATLPGLGEWSYHRDYRETQLNKLLKKNKDSQVALGVKPMTVDDCLDYGADKIIVATGSHWNTDGTSGLTHEPIPGIDATSQDWCVTPEQIFEGKKKIGKKVVVLNCDWYFMGPSLAQRLKEAGHDVTIINGVQMGRYMEFTLELPNLHRWLHNNHVEMIDGVWASRAEEGRIEIYDIYGDGWKRQYKGPGQLPRDENKTQRWVDFDTLVLVTGRSSDDEIYRGLKERKSEWAEKGIKGVYVIGDAWAPKLIADATFDGHRIAREIEEDDPQHPKPYRREVAVWGTSHMPGGAVEIEYQE, from the coding sequence ATGGCGAGTGACTCGAAATACGACATCCTATTCGAGCCCATCAAGATCGGGCCCAAAACCCTCCGCAACCGCTTCTATCAGGTGCCCCATTGTATCGGCGCCGGATCGGACAAGCCGGGTTTCCAGGCTGCGCACCGTTCGTTGAAGGCCGAAGGTGGCTGGGCTGGCATCAACACGGAATACTGCTCGATTCATCCGGAGTCGGACGATTGCCATCGTGTGTCCGCCCGAATCTGGGATGATGGCGACATCCGTAACTTGCGCGCGATGACCGATCACATTCACGCCAACGGCGCGCTGGCCGGTGTCGAGATGTGGTACGGCGCCGCGCACGCTCCGTGCATGGAGACGCGCTGCACGTCCTACGGGCCGAGCCAGTTCAACTCGGAATACGAAAACCTGACCTATTGCCACGAGGCCGATCAGGACGACATCAACCGGCTGCAGCAATACTACGTGGATGCCGGTATTCGTGCGCGCGACGCGGGCTTCGACATTGTCTATGTCTACGGCGCGCACTCCTATCTGCCGCTTCAGTTCCTGTCGCCCTACTACAACCGCCGCACCGACAAATATGGCGGCTCGCTCGAGAACCGTGCGCGGTTCTGGCTTGAGACGCTGGAGAAGGTCCGCAATGCGGTCGGCAAGGATTGCGCGATCGCGACTCGTTTCGCTGTCGACACGCTTTACGGTGATGGCGGCGTCGAGGTCGAGGAAGACGGCATCAAGTTCGTCGAGCTGGCGGATCCGCTGGTTGACGTCTGGGACGTCAATGTGGGCGACATCGCCGAATGGGGCGAGGACGCCGGCCCCTCGCGCTGGTATCGCATGGGCCATCAGATCCCCTGGCAGAAGCACATCAAGGCGGTTTCGAAGAAGCCGGTGCTTGGCGTCGGCCGTTTCACCGATGCCGAGAAGATGGTTCAAGTCATCCGTGCCGGTGAACTCGACATCATCGGCGCAGCCCGCCCGAGCATCGCCGATCCGTTCCTGCCCGAGAAGATCAAGGAAGGCCGGTTCGACGACATTCGGACCTGCATCGGCTGCAATGTCTGCATCTCCCGGTGGGAGATCGGCGGGCCGCCCTTCATCTGCACGCAGAACGCGACGGCTGGTGAAGAGTATCGCCGCGGATGGCATCCCGAGAAATTCCCGAAGGCCGAGTCCGACGACTCGATCCTCGTGCTCGGCGCCGGCCCGTCCGGTTCGGAGGCCGCGCGCATCCTCATGGAGCGGGGCTACACCGTTCACCTGGTCGACAAGGCTGACAAGGTCGGCGGTTGCGTCAACACGATCGCGACGCTGCCCGGCCTCGGCGAGTGGAGCTATCACCGCGACTACCGCGAGACCCAGCTCAACAAGCTTCTGAAGAAGAACAAGGACTCGCAAGTTGCGCTCGGCGTGAAGCCGATGACGGTCGACGACTGTCTCGACTACGGCGCCGACAAGATCATCGTGGCCACGGGCTCCCATTGGAACACGGACGGCACGAGCGGTCTGACCCACGAGCCGATCCCCGGTATCGATGCAACGAGCCAGGACTGGTGCGTCACGCCCGAGCAGATCTTCGAAGGCAAGAAGAAGATCGGCAAGAAGGTCGTGGTGCTCAACTGCGATTGGTATTTCATGGGGCCGAGCCTCGCGCAGCGGCTCAAGGAAGCGGGCCACGACGTCACGATCATCAATGGCGTGCAGATGGGCCGGTACATGGAGTTCACGCTCGAACTCCCCAACCTGCACCGCTGGCTGCACAACAACCATGTCGAGATGATCGATGGTGTCTGGGCCTCGCGCGCCGAAGAGGGGCGTATCGAGATCTACGACATCTACGGCGACGGCTGGAAGCGGCAGTACAAGGGCCCCGGTCAGCTGCCGCGCGATGAGAACAAGACCCAGCGCTGGGTTGATTTCGACACGCTGGTACTCGTGACCGGCCGTTCCTCGGACGACGAGATCTATCGTGGTCTGAAGGAGCGGAAGAGCGAGTGGGCCGAGAAGGGCATCAAGGGTGTGTATGTTATCGGCGATGCCTGGGCTCCCAAGCTCATCGCCGACGCGACCTTTGATGGACACCGGATCGCCCGCGAGATCGAAGAGGACGATCCGCAGCATCCGAAGCCTTACCGCCGCGAAGTGGCGGTCTGGGGCACGTCGCATATGCCGGGCGGTGCGGTCGAAATCGAATACCAAGAGTAG
- a CDS encoding (Fe-S)-binding protein, with protein MIEAGQNPEQVTRILFQDFPTWMLVSFYVVAILAIAVFVYGCYAQVRKYARGRAQTGEGLWSGVKGMIEAMLTHRTIRRRDAAAGRNHALIFFGFALLFIGTATITLEYDILEPIAGIKFWYGSFYLWFSLVLDIAGAGFVVGLLYMMYRRKWLALPKLNYRRPDRVPSDPDYGRDWYRIEDWLFLWALVLLGITGFMLEAARLVWLQADPTVWDYRWWSPVGAIVAYGYKALGLTPAGAGDLRIGLWWFHGLLALTFIAAIPYTKAKHIFTAMASLAVRDAKPAAHLPEADLTAKKVGADSITDFTWEQLLNLDACTKCGRCHEACPANATGFPLSPRDLVLTLRELSNATLEGFSLPPQDRLAAIGDGVNQVRPETLWSCRTCAACVEICPVGVQHVPIIVEMRRALVDASEMEPTLQKALQNIHNKGNSLGENKRKRPGWTKKLDFEIKDARKEPVDVLWFVGDFASFDPRYQRVSQAFARLLHHAGVDFGILYEAEMNAGNDVRRVGEEGLFQHVAESNIETLEGCDFNRIVTTDPHSYNTIRNEYPDFEGVYEIEHASAMIQQMLASGQLKPSKTFDARVTYHDPCHLGRLNKGFEPPRESIRMLGAELVEMERSRDNSFCCGAGGGRIWIADPTDKEKPSENRVREAAKIDGLDVLVVNCPKCMNMFEDARKSTGNEDNFRVMELIELVEECMDFGEDAGVVAAEEQRAADAAVQGVQ; from the coding sequence TTGATCGAAGCGGGACAGAACCCGGAGCAGGTCACCCGAATTCTGTTCCAAGATTTCCCGACGTGGATGCTGGTGTCATTCTACGTCGTCGCGATCCTTGCGATCGCCGTCTTTGTCTACGGCTGCTACGCACAGGTCCGGAAATACGCCCGCGGCCGCGCGCAGACCGGAGAAGGCCTGTGGTCCGGCGTCAAAGGCATGATCGAGGCGATGCTGACGCATCGCACGATCCGCCGCCGCGATGCCGCTGCCGGCCGCAATCATGCGCTGATCTTCTTCGGCTTCGCCTTGCTCTTCATCGGCACGGCGACCATTACGCTCGAGTACGACATTCTCGAGCCGATCGCCGGCATCAAGTTCTGGTACGGCTCTTTCTATCTTTGGTTCTCGCTGGTACTCGACATTGCGGGCGCGGGCTTCGTCGTCGGCCTCCTGTACATGATGTACCGGCGGAAGTGGCTGGCGCTTCCGAAGCTGAATTACCGGCGTCCTGATCGTGTTCCCTCCGATCCTGACTACGGCCGCGACTGGTACCGGATCGAGGACTGGCTGTTTCTGTGGGCCCTGGTGCTGCTCGGCATCACCGGCTTCATGCTCGAGGCCGCGCGCTTGGTTTGGCTACAGGCCGACCCCACCGTCTGGGACTACCGCTGGTGGTCGCCGGTAGGGGCGATTGTCGCTTACGGCTACAAGGCGCTCGGCCTGACGCCGGCCGGGGCAGGGGACCTGCGCATCGGGCTATGGTGGTTCCACGGCCTTCTGGCGCTCACCTTCATCGCGGCCATTCCTTACACGAAGGCGAAGCACATCTTCACGGCGATGGCCTCGCTCGCGGTGCGCGATGCGAAGCCTGCCGCGCATCTTCCGGAAGCCGACCTCACCGCGAAGAAGGTCGGCGCGGATTCCATCACTGACTTCACATGGGAGCAGCTTCTCAATCTTGACGCCTGTACGAAATGTGGCCGTTGCCACGAGGCGTGTCCCGCCAACGCGACGGGCTTTCCGCTGTCGCCGCGTGATCTTGTCCTGACACTGCGCGAATTGTCGAACGCGACCCTCGAAGGGTTCAGCCTTCCACCGCAGGATCGTCTGGCAGCGATCGGCGATGGCGTCAATCAGGTGCGGCCGGAGACGTTGTGGTCGTGCCGGACTTGCGCGGCCTGTGTCGAGATTTGCCCGGTGGGCGTCCAGCATGTGCCGATCATCGTCGAGATGCGCCGTGCGCTGGTGGATGCCAGCGAGATGGAGCCCACGCTCCAGAAAGCGCTGCAGAACATCCACAACAAGGGCAACTCGCTTGGCGAGAACAAGCGCAAGCGGCCCGGCTGGACCAAGAAGCTCGACTTCGAGATCAAGGATGCGCGGAAGGAGCCGGTCGACGTTCTTTGGTTCGTCGGCGATTTCGCATCGTTCGATCCGCGCTATCAGCGGGTCTCGCAGGCCTTCGCGCGCCTGCTGCATCATGCGGGCGTCGATTTCGGCATTCTGTACGAAGCGGAGATGAACGCGGGCAACGACGTTCGCCGCGTCGGTGAGGAGGGACTCTTCCAGCATGTCGCGGAATCGAACATCGAGACGCTGGAGGGGTGCGACTTCAACCGCATCGTGACGACCGATCCGCATTCCTACAACACGATCCGCAACGAGTACCCGGACTTCGAAGGCGTGTACGAGATCGAGCATGCCAGCGCCATGATTCAGCAGATGCTGGCATCGGGGCAGCTCAAGCCGTCGAAGACCTTCGATGCGCGCGTGACCTATCACGACCCCTGTCATCTCGGGCGTCTGAACAAGGGGTTCGAGCCGCCGCGGGAGTCCATCCGGATGCTCGGCGCGGAGCTGGTCGAGATGGAGCGGTCGCGGGACAACTCCTTCTGTTGCGGTGCTGGCGGGGGACGCATCTGGATTGCCGATCCAACCGACAAGGAGAAGCCGTCGGAGAATCGCGTCCGCGAAGCGGCCAAGATCGACGGTCTCGATGTGCTCGTCGTAAACTGCCCCAAATGCATGAACATGTTCGAAGACGCGCGCAAATCTACCGGCAACGAAGATAATTTCCGTGTCATGGAGCTCATAGAGCTCGTCGAGGAATGCATGGATTTCGGTGAGGACGCAGGCGTCGTTGCGGCTGAGGAACAGCGCGCGGCCGATGCAGCGGTCCAAGGTGTCCAGTAG
- a CDS encoding electron transfer flavoprotein subunit beta/FixA family protein, with the protein MKILVPVKQIAVVDEDFELRDDGKDVDPDYLNFEANEWDDYSYEAALNIMEASDGVEVVPVTVGPDDAEDVLRRCLAKGGDRGIRVWDDALEDANPAVVAQVLAGVAAREKPDMILTGTLSSDRSYAQTGVALAAALGWPHVAVVTGIEWTPGDPKATLLRELEGGLVEKLSVECPAVLTIQLGINTPRYASLRGLKQAKEKPVEELSLDHLGLSGDSLAELASFRVRRMYKPETGQAELIEGTPAEQAARLAEIIKELKGAA; encoded by the coding sequence ATGAAAATCCTAGTTCCCGTCAAGCAGATCGCCGTCGTGGACGAGGACTTCGAGCTTCGTGATGACGGCAAGGACGTCGATCCCGACTATCTGAACTTCGAAGCGAATGAGTGGGACGACTATTCCTACGAAGCCGCGCTGAACATTATGGAAGCGTCGGACGGTGTCGAAGTCGTTCCTGTGACCGTCGGTCCGGACGATGCCGAGGATGTTCTGCGCCGTTGCCTCGCCAAGGGGGGCGATAGAGGCATTCGGGTGTGGGACGACGCGCTGGAAGACGCAAACCCCGCGGTCGTTGCGCAAGTCCTCGCCGGAGTCGCAGCGCGCGAAAAGCCGGACATGATCCTGACCGGGACACTGTCTTCCGACCGGTCTTATGCCCAAACCGGCGTCGCCCTTGCGGCCGCTCTCGGCTGGCCGCATGTGGCGGTCGTCACAGGGATTGAGTGGACGCCGGGCGACCCGAAGGCCACGCTCCTTCGCGAGCTCGAGGGCGGACTTGTGGAGAAGCTCTCGGTGGAGTGTCCCGCTGTCCTGACGATCCAGCTTGGCATCAACACGCCGCGCTACGCATCGCTGCGCGGCCTGAAACAGGCGAAAGAGAAGCCCGTCGAGGAACTGTCTCTGGACCATCTCGGTCTATCCGGCGACAGCCTCGCCGAACTAGCTTCGTTTCGCGTTCGGCGTATGTACAAGCCGGAGACGGGTCAGGCCGAACTCATTGAAGGTACGCCGGCCGAGCAGGCCGCGCGCCTTGCGGAAATCATTAAAGAACTCAAGGGAGCGGCATAA
- a CDS encoding electron transfer flavoprotein subunit alpha/FixB family protein, producing MGEILVIAEHRQGQLNPASLEVIAAAVALKEESGHKVTVAVIAESPDDFAGLVAKAGVDEVVKVPVPVASFQSDTYEAAVLALAEARKPAVIMCAHTVDAWGYAPAVAARGQFGCATDVFEMRFEAEGLVAVRAAYAEKLHMEVDFPGKETVLLTVRTNVFKPLEDDGSPAVTSFEAPSAEAHTEHLTFVEPEQTGDVDITQAEYMLSIGRGVGEEDNVEEFKELADAFGFTLGCSRPIADNGWLPKSRQVGQSGKTVAKCKIYLALGISGSVQHMAGMKHVPNIIAVNKDAEASIFTIAKYGIVGDMFEIAEELRDQDS from the coding sequence ATGGGAGAGATCCTTGTGATCGCGGAGCATCGCCAGGGGCAACTCAACCCGGCCTCGCTGGAAGTCATCGCCGCGGCTGTCGCGTTGAAGGAAGAGTCCGGCCACAAGGTGACCGTCGCGGTCATCGCGGAATCGCCGGATGACTTCGCGGGCCTCGTAGCGAAGGCCGGTGTCGACGAAGTCGTGAAGGTGCCCGTCCCGGTGGCCTCGTTTCAGAGCGATACCTATGAGGCTGCTGTCTTGGCGCTCGCCGAGGCGCGGAAACCGGCCGTCATCATGTGCGCGCACACCGTGGATGCCTGGGGCTATGCACCGGCAGTCGCGGCACGCGGTCAGTTCGGCTGTGCGACGGATGTCTTCGAGATGCGCTTCGAGGCCGAAGGCCTTGTTGCCGTCCGTGCCGCCTACGCGGAAAAACTGCATATGGAAGTCGACTTCCCGGGCAAGGAAACCGTACTGCTGACTGTCCGGACGAATGTCTTCAAACCCTTGGAAGACGACGGAAGCCCAGCCGTGACCTCGTTCGAGGCGCCCTCGGCGGAAGCACACACGGAACACCTGACCTTTGTCGAACCGGAGCAAACCGGCGACGTCGATATCACGCAAGCAGAGTACATGCTGTCGATCGGGCGTGGTGTCGGCGAGGAAGACAATGTCGAGGAGTTCAAGGAACTCGCCGATGCGTTCGGGTTCACCTTGGGCTGTTCCCGACCGATCGCCGACAATGGCTGGCTGCCGAAGTCGCGCCAAGTCGGTCAGTCGGGGAAGACCGTCGCCAAGTGCAAGATCTATCTGGCGCTGGGTATCTCCGGTTCCGTCCAGCACATGGCCGGCATGAAACACGTGCCGAACATCATCGCGGTCAACAAGGACGCTGAAGCATCCATCTTCACGATCGCGAAGTACGGCATCGTTGGAGACATGTTCGAAATCGCCGAGGAATTGCGCGACCAGGACTCCTAA